In a genomic window of Schistocerca gregaria isolate iqSchGreg1 chromosome 5, iqSchGreg1.2, whole genome shotgun sequence:
- the LOC126272920 gene encoding ejaculatory bulb-specific protein 3-like codes for MARILIACCLLSLAAVATHAAPQQDRLDKVDIDEVLGNERLFRAYVQCLLDDGDGKCTPEGKELKKLLPNLVATGCNDCSPRHLERSVKVLKYVTEKRPQDWTKLKAKYDPAGEYTKKHSATWKQRGINF; via the exons ATGGCCAGAATCCTGATCGCCTGCTGCCTGCTCTCGCTGGCCGCGGTTGCCACACACGCGGCGCCGCAGCAGGACAGACTCGACAAAGTCGACATAGACGAGGTGCTGGGCAACGAGCGCCTCTTCAGGGCCTACGTGCAGTGCCTGCTGGACGACGGCGACGGCAAGTGCACgccagagggcaaagagctcaaga AACTGCTCCCGAACCTGGTGGCCACCGGGTGTAACGACTGCTCGCCGCGCCACCTGGAGAGGTCGGTGAAGGTGCTGAAGTACGTCACGGAGAAGCGTCCGCAGGACTGGACCAAGCTGAAGGCCAAGTACGACCCCGCGGGCGAGTACACCAAGAAGCACAGCGCCACCTGGAAGCAGCGAGGCATCAACTTCTGA